A genomic stretch from SAR202 cluster bacterium includes:
- a CDS encoding transcriptional repressor: protein MVSEKHITISQLEEPFARRTSSRRAVLDAVAAWPGHFSAEELCKTVPRAGRATVYRTLASLQEAGILCRVMVDNGSPRYELGGGRHHHHLVCVDCGQVQDIAGCGLDDFVERVSRRFGYETEGHRLEVYGRCARCRDTNGKEGTPP, encoded by the coding sequence ATGGTCTCAGAAAAGCACATAACCATCTCCCAGCTTGAGGAGCCTTTCGCCCGCCGCACCTCCTCCCGCCGCGCCGTCCTTGACGCTGTCGCCGCATGGCCCGGCCACTTCTCCGCCGAGGAGCTTTGCAAGACCGTCCCCCGCGCGGGCCGCGCTACCGTCTACCGTACCCTGGCATCCCTGCAAGAAGCCGGCATCCTCTGCCGCGTCATGGTAGACAACGGCTCGCCACGATACGAGTTGGGCGGCGGCAGGCACCACCACCATCTGGTCTGCGTCGACTGCGGCCAGGTACAGGACATCGCCGGCTGCGGCCTCGACGATTTTGTCGAGCGCGTGTCCCGGCGCTTCGGCTACGAGACTGAGGGCCACCGACTGGAGGTCTATGGACGGTGCGCCAGGTGCCGCGATACTAACGGAAAAGAAGGAACACCGCCTTAA
- a CDS encoding D-alanine--D-alanine ligase gives MKIGLTYDLKTAVEVRPGAPEDETEECDPPDTIDALAGEIERLGHKVVRLGGGIEFLQSVLNEKVDFVFNISEGRGTYRSREAQVPGVLEMLRIPYAGADPLTLALCLDKPLTKRVAESLGVRTPRYAVLDHTQAVDLALADGLSLPLVVKPAFEGSSKGIRLTSKVGNLEDLAASVEAVHRMYRQPALVEEFIAGKEITVGVTGNRPPQVAGVMEVVPRNGAGDNFMYTLEVKRDWQRLVSYRCPAHLPPQTLKEIEGMALALHKGLQCRDMARFDFRVDGKNRPYFLEVNPLPGLSPVYSDLPIMAGLMGQSYNQLIGGILEAALERCELVGVK, from the coding sequence TTGAAGATAGGGCTCACCTACGACCTGAAGACCGCGGTAGAGGTACGCCCGGGCGCTCCGGAGGACGAGACCGAGGAGTGTGACCCTCCGGATACCATTGACGCCCTGGCTGGCGAAATTGAGCGGCTGGGGCACAAGGTGGTACGTCTGGGAGGCGGGATCGAGTTTTTGCAGTCGGTCCTGAACGAGAAGGTAGACTTTGTCTTCAACATTTCCGAAGGCCGCGGCACCTATCGAAGCCGTGAAGCGCAGGTGCCCGGCGTCCTGGAGATGCTAAGGATCCCATACGCCGGGGCTGACCCGCTGACCCTGGCGCTTTGTTTGGACAAACCCCTCACCAAGAGAGTGGCCGAGTCCCTGGGAGTCAGGACGCCGCGCTACGCTGTTTTAGATCATACGCAGGCCGTTGACCTGGCCCTAGCTGATGGACTTAGCCTGCCTCTGGTTGTCAAGCCAGCTTTTGAAGGTTCCAGCAAGGGTATCCGGCTCACTTCTAAAGTGGGAAATCTGGAAGACCTGGCGGCGTCGGTTGAAGCCGTACATAGGATGTATAGGCAGCCCGCTCTGGTGGAAGAGTTCATCGCCGGCAAGGAGATAACAGTAGGGGTTACGGGAAATCGCCCGCCGCAGGTGGCAGGAGTTATGGAGGTGGTGCCGCGCAACGGCGCGGGGGACAATTTCATGTATACGCTGGAGGTGAAACGGGACTGGCAGCGGCTGGTGTCGTATCGCTGTCCGGCGCATTTGCCCCCGCAGACGCTGAAGGAGATAGAGGGCATGGCGCTGGCTTTGCATAAAGGACTGCAATGCAGAGACATGGCGCGATTTGACTTCCGGGTCGATGGAAAAAATCGACCCTATTTTCTTGAGGTGAATCCCCTGCCGGGGTTATCGCCGGTTTATAGCGACTTGCCGATTATGGCAGGACTCATGGGCCAAAGCTACAACCAGTTAATTGGGGGTATCTTGGAAGCCGCCCTGGAACGCTGTGAACTGGTAGGTGTGAAATAA
- a CDS encoding zinc ABC transporter substrate-binding protein: protein MILHLINKETALSTLAGHIKRHSLRLLASFPLALCLLAGLALSACGDNGSARASDKLKIVTTASFIDDWVREVGGERVDSFSLIPLGADPHTYQPGAGDVSRLADANIVFKLGLTFESSNFDRLLDNTVTDKTNLVALGESVQPIPFEETHEEHVDEEEAEHDEEEEEGEHEEEHGKFDPHFWFDPLKVKDAVSKIADTLSQADSDGAAVYSRNAGRYIQQLDELHEWIRQQVAQIPVERRLLITSHESLGYFAHRYEFEVAGAIIPSLSTEQEPSAQAIAHLVEEIKEHNARAIFAESTLSDRLAQNIARDAGVKVVTKLYTESLGPSGSGADTYISMMRYNVQAIVHALK from the coding sequence GTGATACTACATCTCATTAATAAGGAGACAGCATTGTCCACTCTCGCCGGTCATATAAAACGTCACAGCCTACGATTGCTGGCATCTTTCCCTCTCGCACTTTGCCTACTGGCGGGCCTGGCCCTGTCAGCCTGCGGCGATAACGGCTCCGCCCGCGCGTCCGACAAGCTAAAAATAGTCACCACCGCCAGCTTCATTGATGACTGGGTCCGGGAGGTGGGCGGGGAGCGGGTGGACAGCTTTAGCCTCATCCCCCTCGGCGCCGACCCCCACACCTACCAGCCAGGCGCCGGCGATGTCAGCCGCTTAGCAGACGCTAACATCGTATTCAAGCTCGGCCTCACTTTCGAGTCCTCAAACTTCGACCGCCTGCTGGATAACACCGTAACCGACAAAACAAATCTTGTCGCTCTAGGCGAATCGGTGCAGCCTATACCCTTTGAAGAGACTCACGAAGAGCACGTGGACGAGGAGGAGGCGGAACACGATGAGGAGGAAGAGGAGGGCGAACATGAAGAAGAGCATGGCAAATTCGACCCCCATTTCTGGTTTGACCCCTTAAAGGTTAAGGATGCGGTCAGCAAAATCGCCGACACGCTTTCTCAAGCCGACTCTGACGGCGCCGCCGTTTACTCGCGGAACGCTGGCCGCTATATTCAGCAGCTTGATGAGCTTCATGAGTGGATACGGCAGCAGGTGGCGCAAATTCCCGTGGAGCGGCGGCTTTTGATAACCAGCCACGAGAGCCTGGGATACTTTGCTCACCGGTATGAATTTGAGGTGGCTGGCGCCATCATTCCAAGCCTGAGCACAGAGCAGGAGCCATCGGCCCAGGCCATTGCCCACCTCGTGGAAGAAATAAAAGAACACAACGCGCGCGCCATATTTGCCGAAAGCACCCTCAGCGACCGTCTGGCCCAAAATATAGCCCGCGATGCTGGCGTCAAAGTGGTCACTAAACTCTACACCGAGTCCTTAGGCCCCTCCGGGAGCGGCGCCGATACATATATAAGTATGATGCGTTACAATGTTCAGGCCATTGTGCACGCCCTGAAGTGA
- a CDS encoding c-type cytochrome: MKFSLLTPTRVVLAALLLGLAALFSLPSAAPASAHANLIQSGPAPDSVLDSTPAGITLRFSEPIAPSFSSIEVLNAAGQRVDQRALRFDANDLTLMALDLPVLPNGTYTVVWRNLSTVDGHSVRGSFAFSIGEPLTPQEPVESEPGLFQSPASPPIRWLVLLSGMVMVGGLAFYTLVLSPFFSKNSTSPQIRKLGQSLKSQALKTSLLMALLFLAASAAQLLVQASTAADTTFLKAFGSPLRTALRDTEWGHLWLWRTGLGLALVLTLGCLSFKAFQSSDAKRESIRVYLETFGPYLALALGCASLFAISMASHSAALTDIKAAAVFTDYSHLLASAFWAGALVHLALALPLFFKSLNPSERQTALASLTPRFSIIATLSVGTLIITGLYSAWMHVGSFSAVDTPYAYTLIAKTVIILPLLAFGALNILWVRPRLKGNSAASLWLRRFVIGETVLVVLVALSVGFLTSLEPARQADESDGVSGAGIRLSDTVEGINVTLRVEPGQIGVNRASAELRDAGGTPVGNASQVEVTFAYLEADVGASTLTLSNQGRGIYVSDSAFLSLQGQWQAEVTVRRPDAFDTRTAFRFAVAAPGQAVGGAAPEEDIARLLLGIEIILMGALFVSVGIAVGGWFTGRGAVLVGPGVVAAIFGVSLMFNSGAFSDEEITTGPFPPNAESLAKGKALYQQHCIACHGVGGRGDGPAAGGLSPPPLDLTVHVPLHTAQELLGFIENGIPGTAMPAFDDVLSYEEKWHLINYIKSLAE; this comes from the coding sequence ATGAAATTCTCTTTATTGACCCCTACACGAGTTGTTCTAGCAGCCCTTTTGCTGGGTCTGGCCGCCCTCTTCTCGCTTCCCTCCGCCGCGCCCGCCTCTGCCCATGCCAACCTCATCCAGTCCGGACCTGCCCCTGACTCGGTCCTGGACTCGACTCCGGCCGGCATTACCTTACGGTTCAGCGAGCCTATCGCTCCGTCCTTCAGCTCTATCGAAGTCCTGAACGCCGCGGGGCAGCGCGTGGACCAGCGCGCCCTGCGATTCGACGCCAACGACTTGACGCTTATGGCGCTGGACCTGCCTGTCCTGCCCAACGGCACCTACACCGTCGTCTGGCGCAACCTCTCCACGGTGGACGGCCACTCGGTCAGAGGCAGCTTCGCCTTTTCCATCGGCGAGCCGCTTACACCCCAGGAGCCGGTGGAATCCGAGCCAGGGTTGTTTCAGTCTCCAGCCTCGCCTCCGATACGATGGCTCGTTCTCCTAAGCGGGATGGTCATGGTTGGCGGCTTGGCTTTCTACACTCTGGTGTTGTCGCCATTCTTCTCGAAAAACTCCACAAGCCCACAAATACGGAAACTCGGCCAGTCCCTAAAATCCCAAGCGCTGAAAACTTCGCTTCTGATGGCGCTCCTCTTTCTCGCAGCTTCCGCAGCCCAGCTCTTGGTCCAGGCCTCCACAGCCGCCGACACGACCTTCCTCAAGGCCTTCGGCAGTCCCCTGCGTACGGCCCTTCGCGACACCGAATGGGGCCATCTTTGGCTTTGGCGGACTGGACTGGGCCTTGCCCTTGTCCTCACCCTGGGCTGCCTATCGTTTAAAGCCTTCCAGTCCTCCGACGCGAAACGTGAAAGCATCCGTGTATATCTCGAAACCTTCGGCCCCTACCTGGCCCTGGCCCTTGGCTGCGCCTCCCTCTTCGCCATCAGCATGGCCAGCCACAGCGCCGCCCTTACCGATATTAAGGCCGCCGCGGTCTTCACCGATTACAGCCATCTGCTGGCTTCCGCCTTCTGGGCCGGAGCCCTGGTCCATCTGGCCCTGGCCCTGCCCCTCTTCTTTAAGTCCCTCAACCCCTCGGAACGTCAGACCGCCCTGGCCTCCCTGACGCCTCGATTTTCCATCATCGCGACCTTGAGCGTCGGGACGCTCATCATCACCGGCCTCTACAGCGCCTGGATGCACGTCGGCTCCTTTTCCGCTGTCGACACTCCCTATGCATACACCCTTATCGCGAAGACTGTCATTATCCTGCCTCTCCTCGCCTTCGGCGCCCTCAACATCCTCTGGGTGCGCCCTCGATTAAAGGGTAACTCTGCGGCCAGCCTCTGGCTAAGAAGGTTTGTGATAGGCGAAACCGTCCTGGTGGTCCTGGTGGCGCTGTCCGTCGGTTTTCTCACAAGCCTGGAGCCCGCCAGGCAGGCGGACGAGTCCGACGGCGTCTCAGGCGCGGGCATACGGTTGAGCGACACCGTCGAGGGCATCAATGTCACCCTGCGCGTCGAGCCTGGGCAGATAGGCGTGAACCGCGCCTCGGCGGAGCTTCGAGACGCCGGAGGGACGCCCGTCGGCAACGCGTCGCAGGTGGAGGTCACCTTCGCTTATCTGGAGGCCGACGTCGGCGCGTCGACTCTAACCCTATCCAACCAGGGCCGCGGGATTTACGTCTCGGACTCCGCCTTCCTCAGTCTCCAGGGCCAGTGGCAGGCTGAGGTGACAGTCCGCCGCCCCGACGCCTTTGATACCCGCACCGCCTTTCGATTTGCTGTCGCCGCTCCGGGCCAGGCTGTCGGTGGCGCCGCCCCGGAAGAGGACATCGCCAGACTGCTTCTGGGCATCGAGATCATTTTGATGGGAGCGCTCTTCGTATCGGTGGGCATCGCCGTCGGCGGCTGGTTTACCGGCAGGGGGGCGGTCCTTGTGGGGCCGGGCGTCGTGGCGGCCATCTTCGGGGTCTCACTAATGTTCAACAGCGGCGCTTTCTCGGACGAGGAAATAACCACAGGCCCCTTCCCGCCCAACGCCGAGTCGCTGGCTAAAGGCAAGGCTTTATACCAACAGCACTGCATCGCCTGCCACGGCGTCGGCGGCCGGGGCGACGGCCCCGCCGCCGGCGGACTCAGCCCGCCTCCCCTGGACCTGACGGTACACGTGCCCCTGCACACCGCCCAGGAGCTGCTCGGCTTCATCGAAAACGGAATCCCCGGCACCGCCATGCCCGCCTTTGACGACGTACTCTCATACGAAGAGAAATGGCACCTTATCAACTACATCAAGTCTCTGGCCGAATGA